One Pelmatolapia mariae isolate MD_Pm_ZW linkage group LG1, Pm_UMD_F_2, whole genome shotgun sequence genomic window, GTGTTGCAGGGTGGCTGCAGGACAGGCTGGAAATTACATCTATCCAGATGACCAGTATGTCTAAGACCATGTATCTGCTTGGCACTGTTGATGATATGGGTGAGTTATGGTCCACCAGGCTTTCCTTGGGTTGCTTCTGCTGTTTATAACAATTATCtgccataaaaatatatcagacAGCTGGAATTTTATAGATAAGCAAACGCACACTGACATTTGGCCGTGCAATGGCCTGGCAAGCTGTCCAAGATGCACCCCGccctctcaccctatgacagaTAGGACAGGCTCCTGTCACTATTCTTTTTATTGGCCGCTTTCACACACAATCAGACTTTGCTGCTGCCTCTGGTTAAGAATCTGTGCAGTTGGCACATTTTCTCTAAGAAGGGATGTTTGGTTTCCAAGAGCCTTGTTGGGTTACTTGGCACAATCTTAGCATAACTTAACTCCACCCAAGAAACTGTTCATTTTTAAgtcataaaaaatattattcttGCAGTCAGTCTGAGCCACTGGTATGTTAATCAGGGCATCTGATGTAATTAATGTagtaaatattatttaattcatgcctttttgtgcatttaatgctccattttaattttacattttgtgaACCACTGCCTTAGACAGTGATGCTTTTTGAAGTGTGTAAACAGGTTCTATATTATTAAATGTTATTCATCATACTGACACCATTGCTATCATCTACAGGTGTTGCGAGAGTCTTTGGTCATCATTCAGACTCGATATACCTCCTCTGCGTTACTAACATTATGGTGTGTATTGTGCCATTTTACTAAATGACTTATATAACTGGGACAGGGTGTGGTTTTTACTTtgaatttttctgtttttaattattcaaaaaacaaaagaaaacaaatcaatTATTTGAATAACAGGAAGATATCAACAAAAGGAGCATTTGTTTGTCATTTGAACTATTTGAAGGGGGAAATTATGGAGCTGCATCACTCAGTTGTAAGTATGAACttctattttagtttttatgatGGGATTTAGTTAAAGAGTTTGCAATCAAATGCAAAATCTTATTCATTTTATGTATCCTATCAGGCGGCGGAGCTGTTTGGCTCGAGATCTACCACTTCCCTTCAGCAGCATGGCTGAAAGAGTTGGAGATGGCACAGGTAATGAGTCACAATTTAAATTGAAATAAGAATGTGTTTTGGGTACTGAACTCTGGGAAGGAGCGCTAAGACCAAAGATTTTGAAGTCCTGGTTACATCCCGGTCTCTCTTTGTTCTTTATGCCATTTGTTTCCATATTACACTTGTTACCATCATTTTTTTCAGGTTTTCCCatctttttggttgtttttctaGATTTTACCCCTAAACCTGAAATGCTTGGGGTATTGTCATCATCCGGCCGGGCAAGTAGCATTAACACCCAGCTaagattttcatatttaataCCTTAGGCGTATCTACTATAAATCTTAGACAAGTTCAAATATCCATGACATTGACCTCAAGGCCAAGGTCAGAAGTCAGATTTTCTGAAAATTTCGTGAACATGACAATTCAAGAAAGATGACACAAGGACTGTCAAATTAATATGATAAGTGTATGTATTAAAAATCTcggtttgaatctcagtgacctcgacCTCAATGTGAGGGTCAGATGTCAGGTTTTCTGAAAACCTTCTAAATGCAGAAGGTTGCAATAAGGAAGTTACCTAGGATTTCCAAATGTATGCAGTGGGtgacaatgaatccacatttttttcacagattttgccttttaaaggcatgtggtcctaaacttttgatcagttctaaaacagcctgtttcagtttaagtattgttttcaataaattgcatgctcaaaaaaaatgttttgtctcactctcatttcttcttgttgcatgttgaagctctatttggaaccttgttaagatccaaccatgcaaaatatgattttttgccattttgcaagtggtcttaaacttttgatcgagACTATATATTGCATGTGACTGAATCACAcattaaataaactgttttttggggtttttttaatccTCAGAACCCAAACTCATCTGAATGGTCACCAGTTACCGTAATGATTCAAATCAGGCCACCAAAAATCCCAACAGGTATAACTTTTCTGTTAGAGCAGACGCATTACATTTACACTGTGCTATAATTTAACCAAACATGCAGAGATGTATGTGGGTCTATCAGTTTTTATGTATTGTATCTCTTGTTTTTATgattgaaataaaaatgcagccaaagcAACTGACCTTCATGTTTCTGCTTTTTGGCAGAGAAGGCACTCAATAGTCCACCTGAGACGTCGCAGCCAGCAGACTTTCTGATGCACTGTTTGGCTCTGGACATAATCAGGAGCAGCAGCCATCGTTTGGAGAAGCCGCCCTTCAGTACAgatgaaggaaaaagaaaggaaatgaaTGAAAGCCCAAGGTGTGATAAAGTTCATGCCAATACAATCAGCATTTCAAAGCTAAGCTGCTTTCATTGgttgctctgttttgttttggtcagtctgtctgtctgtctaaaATAAATCCTACGGGGCATCTCTAAAATATCACCATGGCTGAATTCTCCAGAGCTTTTCTTGATTGGGAGTTCACAGATATTCTGCAgattgtctgtctgtctgtctgtctgtctgtattaGATAATAATTATGCtcattttgtttatatttgtaaATGTCATACTGCTCGCTCAcctcaaaattaaaaaatctgcCCACTTTGCATCGCCAGCAGATATTTTGCTCGTAGTCGTTTGAAATCGTCGAATGTTGTTGACTTTTAGTGGTCTCTGGTTGCCACATTGGTGCTCCTCACTTCCTGTGTGGTTGCCTTCTAATACCTCATGTAGTTAACTAAAGAAAACTAGAATGACACTAACAGATTCATTCAGATATGCAAAGAACCACTAATCGAACCAGTCACTATATTATCAGCAAATCCAGTATTAAAGACATAAGATGAGTTAGTTCTACATCTTAATATAAAGAGTAAATAAAACTCACCTGTGGGTACTCCAGCATTTGTAATCTGTCTGTCTGCAAACAATTATCTCTCTTTTGTTACATATTAGTTACTGAATCTTTTCCAGACATTGCACGTGGAACTTTCTTCTGCCCTGTGGTCCTggtgacagcaaagcagagtTTCAGCCAGGTTTGTAACAGAGTCCATGTGTTATTGCTTAATTGCTTAACAGTAATTTAAATATGTCAAACCCATTTGGAAGTTTCCACAGTAATGATCCTTCTGTCTTTCTGACCTTATATGTATGATTGATGAACTGATTGAAAGTCACAAGGGTATCCTCCTGCTTTGGATTTTATTCGTTATGCATTCAACAGTCAGATCCATCAAAGACATATTCAAGTCTGTATGCAGACCATGCTCCtgttaatgtcatttttaatGTCTGACCTTTTCTTAGGATTACTTGTCGCTGTTGCTGTGTGGTGGAGTGGCAGCTGTAATCTTCTTCAGTATTTCCTAAAAAAACCACCAAAGAGCAGCCCAAGTaggatattttattaatttagaGATAAGTCTAGATACTAAGAACAAAAGCTTTAAAGAGTGCTGATGTTACAGCATACTTTTCTTTACACCAGTgagattattttaatgttttggaaTGGCCTTCTGTTTGATGCAGATGTGGACCCAATGCCAGATGTATTGTGGCCAAACGCAAAGGAAATCCTCTGCTCAGCTGTTAGTAAATGCACCCGTTACATCGCTCTTGGGCTCAGTGATGCCTtggtgtgtgtctgggacaggcGATCCGGTGAGTAAATTCTACGGGGCATCTCTAAAATGTCACCATGGCTGAATTCTCCAGAGCTTTCTTTGATTGGGAGTTTACAGAGTTTCTGCAGACATCCTTGTTTTCCGTTAAAGTGAAATCTGGAAAATAGAACATGTGAACATCAGTTCACATTCTATTTTGCTTCTCCATTTCATAGTCATAATGTTTAGAATGTTTAGAATAGGAAATCACTTTGACCCCCCAGAAGGAATTAATGCTAATGGTGAGCACTGTATCAAAACTTTTCATATGAGTTCCTTTGACAAGCAACTTATCCCAAGTGGTGATATGACCTCTGAAAGTTTACTCAAATGCAATTTTGGAAGATTTCTCCAGTAAATTATCAGGGTACCAattctttttcctgtttctctacCTCTTCAATATTAAATTGCTGCCGTTGTTGAAACTATGATATATCCCATGATATTGATGTTTAAAGTAATATGAATGAGAATATGGATAATAtgctgaagaaaaacaagattTTGGCTCTAGCTCATGACACTCAGGAATGAGTTTAAAATCGTCTTGTACTTTAGTTAGATATGAGGGCTCAAAActgctaaaaaaatatatatatataaatcaaaAGCCACCAAAGTTTTACCCACGCATGTGTATTTAAAGGGGCCTGTAAAAATGGCAGGGCTTCATTCAATATTCTAAAGTTCTTatacaaaaaaatctgatgttCTCAGGAAGTCAGATGAAAAGCAATGATTGGTTTCCTCACAGAATATCCATTTTCTTCTATTCTGTGTCTCTGCAAACACATGGACAGAAAAGGCAGACATCCTTTTGTCTCCCTTACTGACACTTAATAATAATGACACAACAGTGTCATTATTATTAAGTGCTTCCACAGTTAAATACGCATCCAGCTGTGCACATGACAACACAGTTCAGCTAATAATCACGTTCTCAGTAAGCTGACAGATATATTTATTCTCCAACAAAAACATGACTGAAAACGATAATGAGGATGAGTCAGATAGCAGAAAAATACACAGTCTCTGATGTAATATCTATGAGGCCAAAAGTCttaaagctttttatttatttctattctaaACACATTTTAGCCTGTTTattcctctttgtttttatttccaggGGCTCCATTGTCTATCGTTTTAATGCCAGAAGCAAACAGCGCCTTATTCAGGGTACAGTTTGTGGATTGCTGCCCTGTGACTGATGATGACTTCCAGATTTCTACTGCTGAAAAAGTCCATCTTTTGATATTGTGTAAAAGTGGAGCAATTCAAACCGTCACAACTGGACGGGGGACAAAACCCAGCACAAAGCAGCTCTCTGAAAGGTTGTCTGAGTTTACATGCGTGGTAGCGTGGCATTGTATTAGATCAAATGTTTTTACACATTACTTTATGTGTCTGTTCAGGCCAAAGGACAGCAAGGACCTGTCGCCTGTTACTGCATCAGTGCAGTTCCTGCAGGGATTGGTAGGAACACTCAAGCTcttgataaaaatataaaatggaTTGCCATAATACTTTTGATGAGGTCAGTGTATGGGCAAATAACCCCTGTGAGACAAAAGCTCAGGCTTGAGACTGCACTAAATGCACCATTGGACCTTTGTGATGTAAAGGTTCAGTGGACCCAGTATAAGATAAATGGGTTATTTTGAACTGCGAGTCACGCAGAGCTAATGGAGTTGGGTTCAAAAATAGAAATATGCACTAGGAAATCAACACAATAGGTTCCCTTTATTGACTTCAAATTCTTATCTTACTGTCTTGTTTTTCCTGCCCCCTGTGAGTCACTTGTAATGCAAAGAAGTGGGAAAATTTCCATCCACGATGTCATCAACAACACCACTGTGTGCTTCCTGACTCCTCCCACAACTCATCTCATTACGACTCCCCACAGTCCAATTTATGCGCTGAACTCCAAACAGCAGAGTCTGTTCATACGAGGTAAACCCAAACACCATTTTATGATAACAGCATGTTCCCGGATTAATGTTAGAACAATACTctaaataaaggttttttttatttctcatccAGGTGACCAGGACACCAGCTGCAGTGTTACATCTGAAGAAAGGAGCCAGAGCCAGCTTTTCGTCTTCCGTTTTGCAGAGTCTGACATCTTTAAGCAGCACGTTGTTTCATATCCTGAGTCCACACGACAGCAGCAAACTCTGAGCTACAACACCTTAGAGGAAACCTGCAATCTCTACCTTCAGAAGAGGTTAGCATTGTCTCTGTACTGTATGCAGACTGTTCTTGAACTCCACCAATGACTTGTATTTGAATGATAAAGTAGCATTGTGTTTTTCCTGCATTTTTATGTGAAGAGCACAGTCTGTGGAGGAAAGGAACAAAACTCTGACACAGACATGGGAGCAGCTGCAGGAAAATCCAATGAAGAATTACAGCAAATGATAAAAGTACTAATAAAGTGATTCCCACCATCTGTAAAGCACTACTCACCCAGACACAAAGTGGAGGATCctattaaatattatttctttAATTGATAAACTTAGCAAGTATAAATATAGAACTGCTGAAATTGTCTTAAGATGTTGTccttgttttctgttatttaaatatttttgatgcATTTGAATTGCAAACTgaaattgttttattaaaacataaataattttGAGAATCTGTTTCCTGGTGTATGGGCACACACAAAGACTGCATGTAAAAGATGAGTAGCTTCCAGatttgaaaagtgaagccaaagggGAACTCCTTTACACCTGTATTTTTCTAAttgccagcagggggcgactcctttAGTTGCTTTTGTAAGTACCTGCAGGAAACTGAACTTTTGTTCTTTTGGTCTATCACCCCATTAAACTTTCTCCTGATAGGGTTATGAACATAATGCTCATTTTGGAGACTAACAACTAATGTGTAGTCTCCAAAATGAGCATGATGTTCATAGAGGGAAATAAGGTTTCATGCCTGTGTTATTTGCAGTAAATGTTCATGATTTCGGATACAAAGTTGCTGAAACATGCTCCTCTCACAGCAACACTTTACCTGGGAGAACTCATAGATCCAAATGTGACTCAAACCCTGAATCtcaggtttttattttatttcaagtaaGATCAGATTTCAGGTATTAAATGTGACTTGTAGAAAAATGGTCCTTGCTTTTATATCTACTGAGCTCGAGCAACATTTATTTAAAGGATGAGTGTATGTAAGCTGAGCTGAGCTCTGTCGCAGCATGTTGACATTTTGTTGCCCTTTGGGGCCTTGAATGTGTCATAAGTCATGTTttcagaagacaggaaaaaattTGTTATGCAacaaaatgaactaaaataattacacagtgTAGCTTAAGAGTATTTATTGTTTATACTCAGCTATGTTTTTtggcaaacaaaaacatttttctagaGGGGAACATGATCAGGTGGTGTCTGAATTTAATGAGCACTGAGGTAAAAATTAGATGACAGGTAAGAGATGATATTGGGAACATGATATTGGTCTTTAAAAGACCTCCCATTCATTCAATTCTGTTTTTTTGAAACAGGGTTGTACACAGTTGTGTAATTCtctttcatttcctttcttCTTATGAGAGCACACTTCCACATCTCTCCATAAAAGTAAACTGATACTGATACTGTTTTTAATATCTGACTGAAAGCCTCATTTGAATTTCTAATTTGAATTTCTAAGAAGCTTTAAAAAGACTTGAGACCAGAAGCCCTCATGTCATGACTCAGAAGGCAACAATAGCACAGGTGTTCCATTCAGAGAGCTTGGCAGGTTTTCGTGTCAGTATTAGATGTGCACCAAGAAAAGAATCtgtttgtgaaaaaaaagtttctgaCATGAAATAAAGCGCCTGCTATGAAGCAAAGACTTCAAAGGGTTGATTTTTTTGGTCTGTTATTTTTGATGATTTGAGTTTTTCCCACTCAGATTAACTGATGTCTTTTACCTTTATTCTTCCTTGGGATAAACTGAAAGTgctaacacacaaacagaacagCCAGTGACAGTTTTCCCTTGTTGGTTTATTTTCTGCCCTTAAAGCCAAATGAAACCTGAATTGAAAGttgttaaattaatttaaaaataaaggatTCATAACAGTTCTGTTTTTACTCATGAACTCTGAGCACTTTCAGGAGAACCAGATCTATCCAAAGTTGCCCTTTTATCACATGTAGCACAGATGGTCCTCTTTGGATTTGTTCTCACTCGCGGGCTTCGGCTTCTTGAACATGCCAAAAAAATTTTTTAGATTGTGCTGGAGGCAAAACACAGGATGACCACTCTGAACCAGTGTGAATTCACAGCACCATTACCTGAGTGTGTCTTGTAACAGAGAGCTGGGAGGTTAAGGAGCCTTTTATATCTCAGCATTAAATGGCTTGTAATATGACGCTTGTAAAAAACCTACAATGTGTAATTTTCCTCCATcaatgtgttgcttttttttttcacgtcacgcaaaaaccttttcaaaattcacattttaaaattgtctgtttatttttatcacGATTGTTCTGACAAGTTTTTGATTTCTAATCTTCTTGCTaatattttacatataaatacagtatttaCTAATTGGTTGATTAATAAAATTACTGACTGCTTAATATATGATGGTATTAATCACAAGCTGAGGCCAACAACAAATTCCAATATTTTGACTAAGGTTACAATTCAATTCCAGATTTTCCTGATCCAGTTGGCACGCACTAGCAGATGAATGATACAGGCATCATTTAGAAAGAAGATTCAATTTCTTATCTCAGTTTGAAATTATATGCAACCTCCAAAGTCTTTCATGTTCATATATAGTCCTCATAAAATGCTGGTATGTAGCTACTATTTTGTAAGAGATGAATTTCTGCATATTTTTTGTATCGTAGAAATAATAGATGCTGCTTTTTAAGAAACGTTTTCagaatcgctcccaaatgagcGTCCAACAGCCATCTCCAGCTGCACGAACCTGCACTTCTCAGTTTCTTTGCTCCGAACTTGAGCTCTCTTTTAATGAGAACCAAAGAGGATTTTAATTTTGTCACATTTCCAGGGTACAAATGGCCTTTTCCATCTGAGGTTATGATTCATCGCTGATTATAGGCAGCTGTCCCCTCTGGGGACAGAGACAGACATGGGTTTGCATGACATCTGCACACAAATCCCATATAACTGTTGTCCAACACAAATTCTTTTATTTAAGACATTTCCAGCAGCAAAAGTCACTCCACCAgctaaatacatttaatttcagATGGTCACAAATTGTAATTTACAGAACATACAAACAGTCCTTTAGTTCCGCAACGTTAACAGTTCTCAGGCCTCCTGCAGGTTGTGCAAATGCAGATGAAATTTGAAATGAGATTTGCAGATGATGTATTTAAAGACTGGTAGAAAGATAGCTTTTGTGAAATATATAAAGTTGttagttttttaaatgcatttttaaaagttctattttgtgtttaaaaacacCAGGTAGCATAATAGTTGTAACTTCTgtcaaaaaaaatcttaaaaaatacaaaatattatgATGGCTAATATTTGGCAATGCACTGGCACAAACTCTGGACCATAAATACTGAACTGCAATGATCAAAGTGATGTTTACTCTTTTCCTCTTTACTCTTATTTGGGCATCAAATACTGTCTGCAAGGGCTATTGGACTGTTTAATAGTTGCATAACCAACTAAAAGTCTggcttgttttaaaaaaaatcaaaacaaacttcactctgacacagctggattttatttattgagATCTTATAAAGCATTGATTTTAATCCTGTAATATGATCACTGTTTATTTTCTGAAGCTTTTCCCACTATCATACAAAGTTATCAATTTTCCAGCAATCAGCCATTTTTGGcctttgtattttttacatactcTCATTGGCCACTTTATGTATTCAGATTGGTACCTGACTAGTACTGGATTGTACCCTCACTTCCTTTCAAAGTTGCCTAAATACTTCATGCCACGGGTACGagaaggtgctggaaacattcctcagagatttttgtCCATAgcgtcacacagttgctgcacattTGTCAGCTACACATCTATGATGAGATTCAAAGCCAACTGTTTATTAAACACTCTAACTAGCACCAGcaaccatgccatgttcaaaTTCAAAGTTCAAAGTCACTTGTCGTCTTCATTGTGATGGTCAGTTGAAAAACTTTAGCAGTTCGTCTTGATCATGTCTACGTCCCTAAATGCTGCAatatgattggctgattaagCAGCAGTTAAACGGGTGTATCTAATTAAGTGGCCGGTGAGTGTAAGAGAATGAGAGTACCCTACATATGAGAGCATGACACTGAATAAATATGaggaaataaaacagtaaaaccaATACTATATTCTTCTCATAAGATGCTCTCAGCACTGGACTGGTgagtttttctgtctgtgtcgTTGTCGGCTGTTAAAAAGCTGCTCCTTGGTGGGGTCCACTCTGCTTTGCACAGCAGGAGCCTCTCAGGGCTGGCAGGGCTCACCTCTCGTTTCAGTGACAAAGAGTTGGCAGCGCAACTAAAAGACCCAgttatgacagtgttgttttccAGATCAGCTGATGTGGTGGTGCCGGTATAAAACCTCCGGAGCCCCTTTCTAAAGTGGATGGTGAATAGGCCGTAGATGAGCGGGTCCAGGCAGGCGTTGACAAGCCCAAAGATGAACAGGATATGAGTTAAGGAGTGGGAAACCTTCCCCTCCAGGTCGTCAGGGAAGAACCAGTACCACAGGCCCAGCAGGTAGTATGGAGTCCAGCAGATGATGAAAGACAGAACAATCACAATACTCATTTTCAGAGTTCTCATCCGGGCTCTCGGGATGTTATTCTTTGAACACCGCAGGTGCATTTCACTGGAAGGTACTGGAAGCAGAACAGaggacagaaacaaaacatAGTGCACATTTAAAATGCTATGAACATAAACCTTTAAGTTATTATTTTTGAATAATTATTGGCTCGAGGTAAGCAGATGTTCACTTTGAGAGTACTGTGATACTGAAGGGATAGTCAAAGGCCTTTGCCAACTTTACTCATGAATGATTTGGTCATTGAATTCTTGTTTTTTCATTCAGCTTTAGCTTCTACAGTGATCTTGTTATTTGTTTAGTTCTCTTACTCTTTCCCTGTCTGCTCCTCCCCCTTTCTAGTCTTTCTATGGCCCTCCTGTATTGGTTTGTTCTTTTGGGAGTTCAGCTGGTAGTTCTCAAATATGTAGGGGGATCACCAGTATTAGGATTCTTCACCTGGAGACATTTATGGCATTTATGGCTAGTCAGACTGCCGctcatttaatatttaatagatTATTTCTTCTGAAACTTACAGTTGTCCTTTTTCAGTCGTCTGGAGATCTCACAGAAGATCCTGGTGTAACAGGTAATCATGATGACCAGCGGCAGCAGGAACAGGCAGCAAAACGTGAACATGTTGTAGGCCGTTTCATGCCAGTGGGTGACAAAGCTCCCCCGTGTTGTGCACTGAGTAAAGTCCTCGGGATGGATGATGGTCACATTGTGAAAAAGGAACATCTGAGGAGGGAAAAGGCCAAAAACTACTACTAAGTTGGATTTTGATCATGTCAGGATAATACATTTTACCAAGCTACTGTCTCTCAGAGCGCTAAATGACATCTTTTACTGCTTGTGCCTGACAAAGTTTTATCTCCATCCTGTTTTCAGGGAGCTCATGAACCTTTAGAAGATGTTACAAAGTTGGAATAAGCCATGCAAACCGGTCAAATGAAGCTATAGTTAACTGGTTTTAACCCTGCTGTCCTTAACTAGGCATAAATCTATAGTGCATAAGCAAGTGCTGACTCTGAGCGTGAACTGGACGGAGTATAACAAAggtttatcatttattttaaacagcaGTTTTGTATAATTACACCTCTTAGACCTTTAATTTATTTGAGCCTTATCCAAAAATTAGGAACTTCTTCTCTTAGAGAAGGGTGATCTATTTAAATCTCTTGTCCTTAGGCTTCATCACCAGTTAATTTAACATGCCTGTCTTTGAACT contains:
- the wdr93 gene encoding uncharacterized protein wdr93 translates to MESAHKAKTSRDETPTLELTGVMQLPENTNCLACSDDGRYLCLGHSGGLSVWCASSLNRVAGWLQDRLEITSIQMTSMSKTMYLLGTVDDMGVARVFGHHSDSIYLLCVTNIMEDINKRSICLSFELFEGGNYGAASLSCGGAVWLEIYHFPSAAWLKELEMAQNPNSSEWSPVTVMIQIRPPKIPTGKPADFLMHCLALDIIRSSSHRLEKPPFRLLVAVAVWWSGSCNLLQYFLKKPPKSSPNVDPMPDVLWPNAKEILCSAVSKCTRYIALGLSDALVCVWDRRSGAPLSIVLMPEANSALFRVQFVDCCPVTDDDFQISTAEKVHLLILCKSGAIQTVTTGRGTKPSTKQLSERPKDSKDLSPVTASVQFLQGLSLVMQRSGKISIHDVINNTTVCFLTPPTTHLITTPHSPIYALNSKQQSLFIRGDQDTSCSVTSEERSQSQLFVFRFAESDIFKQHVVSYPESTRQQQTLSYNTLEETCNLYLQKRAQSVEERNKTLTQTWEQLQENPMKNYSK
- the LOC134618912 gene encoding putative gonadotropin-releasing hormone II receptor — encoded protein: MVDEHNVPSPELQKMNASLCDPAVVMYQLVADHQLNTSCNCSSALSNWTVRGVAPQLPTFSTAAKARVIITFILCGISAFCNLAVLWAARIDGKRKSHVRVLIVNLTMADLLVTFIVMPVDAVWNITVQWLAGDFACRLLMFLKLQAMYSCAFVTVVISLDRQSAILNPLAINKARKRNRIMLTVAWVMSVVLSVPQMFLFHNVTIIHPEDFTQCTTRGSFVTHWHETAYNMFTFCCLFLLPLVIMITCYTRIFCEISRRLKKDNLPSSEMHLRCSKNNIPRARMRTLKMSIVIVLSFIICWTPYYLLGLWYWFFPDDLEGKVSHSLTHILFIFGLVNACLDPLIYGLFTIHFRKGLRRFYTGTTTSADLENNTVITGSFSCAANSLSLKREVSPASPERLLLCKAEWTPPRSSFLTADNDTDRKTHQSSAESIL